A single window of Intrasporangium calvum DSM 43043 DNA harbors:
- a CDS encoding PLP-dependent aminotransferase family protein — protein MRTLSARTVDQLLGPDRLARPAYRSLAAGLRRLIADGRILVDTRLPSERALMSQLGLSRTTVGAAFDVLRAEGFIVTRRGSGSVTALPEDRSGLALSRAGLVPSDVPDDVIDLTYAVLPAAAGLTAAYERALEHLPRHLATSGYHPRGLPELREALAGWYEGRGLPTDPGDIVITGGAHAALSAVLRAVLDPGDRVLLETPTYPNAIVGVRRSSLRPVPFPIDPLGWDPEHLELALRQGGARLAYLVPDFQNPTGRLMSSDERVSTSQVLRRTGSTPVIDETFVELGLDTAPPAPFAASSPEAITLGSSGKAWWGGLRVGWVRAPHALVAPILEARHSLDLGTAVLEQLVLVELLRSGRTLLDDRRAEARRRRDAMVAALRTHVPDWRFAVPPGGLNLWCELPVDRGDALSRVGEAAGVRLARGAQFGTDGGMDRFVRIPYSVPADEADDVGRRLANAWTMALESRSTREPATPLVA, from the coding sequence ATGCGAACGCTCTCCGCCCGCACCGTCGACCAGCTGCTGGGCCCGGATCGTCTGGCCCGGCCCGCCTACCGGAGCCTGGCCGCCGGCCTCCGTCGGCTCATCGCCGACGGCCGCATCCTCGTCGACACCCGGCTGCCGAGCGAACGGGCCCTGATGTCACAGCTCGGCCTGAGTCGCACCACGGTGGGTGCGGCCTTCGACGTGCTGCGGGCGGAGGGCTTCATCGTCACACGTCGCGGCTCCGGCAGCGTCACCGCTCTCCCGGAGGACCGCTCAGGTCTCGCCCTGTCGCGAGCCGGACTGGTCCCCAGCGACGTCCCCGACGACGTCATCGACCTGACCTACGCCGTGCTCCCCGCGGCGGCCGGACTGACCGCCGCCTACGAGCGGGCGCTCGAGCACCTGCCTCGGCACCTGGCCACCTCCGGGTACCACCCGCGGGGCCTGCCCGAGCTCCGTGAGGCGCTCGCTGGGTGGTACGAGGGCCGCGGCCTCCCGACCGACCCGGGCGACATCGTCATCACGGGCGGAGCCCACGCCGCTCTCTCGGCCGTCCTCCGTGCCGTCCTCGACCCGGGCGACCGGGTGCTCCTGGAGACCCCGACGTACCCCAACGCCATCGTCGGCGTGCGACGTTCGAGCCTGCGCCCCGTCCCCTTCCCCATCGACCCGCTGGGCTGGGACCCCGAGCACCTCGAGCTCGCGCTCAGGCAGGGCGGTGCTCGCCTGGCCTACCTCGTTCCCGACTTCCAGAACCCGACCGGGCGCCTCATGTCGAGCGACGAGCGGGTGTCGACCTCGCAGGTCCTCCGACGGACCGGCAGCACACCGGTCATCGACGAGACCTTCGTCGAGCTCGGACTCGACACCGCTCCACCGGCCCCGTTCGCCGCTTCCTCCCCTGAGGCGATCACCCTCGGGAGCTCGGGTAAGGCGTGGTGGGGCGGCCTGCGGGTGGGCTGGGTGCGGGCGCCGCACGCCCTCGTCGCGCCCATCCTCGAGGCCCGGCACAGCCTGGACCTCGGCACCGCCGTCCTCGAGCAGCTCGTCCTGGTCGAGCTGCTCCGCTCCGGCCGCACCCTCCTCGACGACCGTCGCGCCGAGGCCCGACGACGCCGCGATGCCATGGTCGCCGCTCTCCGCACCCACGTACCGGACTGGCGCTTTGCCGTCCCTCCCGGGGGCCTCAACCTCTGGTGTGAGCTACCGGTCGACCGGGGAGACGCGCTGAGCCGGGTGGGCGAGGCGGCCGGCGTCCGCCTCGCCCGAGGAGCCCAGTTCGGCACCGACGGTGGGATGGACCGATTCGTCCGCATCCCCTACAGCGTCCCCGCGGACGAGGCGGACGATGTGGGACGCCGCCTGGCCAACGCCTGGACCATGGCCCTCGAGAGCCGCTCCACCCGCGAGCCGGCGACTCCGCTCGTCGCCTGA